One genomic region from Epinephelus moara isolate mb chromosome 8, YSFRI_EMoa_1.0, whole genome shotgun sequence encodes:
- the LOC126393927 gene encoding P2Y purinoceptor 4, with protein sequence MVVSSQPGNGSNDSGFCLGETQHVSSTVLLCLVFFLGFLLNTFSLWVFCCRLPCWTSGTTLQFHLALSDAIATPVTPMIAVYFAMGNDWPFGLFLCQVKIALLSSHFYGSAIFLTLISIHRYTAVVHFNRSSCMKRKEFVKKLCAGVWSVLLIQALIYAFMLPPSKEGSNSQCLSIHQRNLTNIYFVINFILFIFGFLLPLLVSAVCYGRLANTLTRLNTNTAKGLKVKLKSQRMIGMCLVIFGLCFLPLNVVRTIAVVLKKYYPRQCSVLQQIETAYYASWILAGVNSCLDPLLYCFGSQNFRDAFQSLRIRQRDGPNRSDSEITANQ encoded by the coding sequence ATGGTGGTTTCCTCACAGCCCGGGAACGGCAGCAATGACTCTGGATTCTGTCTGGGGGAGACTCAGCACGTGTCCAGCACTGTCCTCCTGTGCCTGGTCTTCTTCCTGGGCTTCCTCCTCAACACCTTCAGCCTCTGGGTCTTCTGCTGCCGGTTGCCCTGCTGGACCTCTGGAACCACACTGCAGTTCCACCTGGCCCTCAGTGACGCCATTGCCACCCCAGTCACTCCCATGATAGCGGTGTACTTTGCTATGGGCAACGACTGGCCATTTGGTCTGTTCCTTTGCCAAGTCAAGATTGCCTTGCTCAGTTCACATTTCTACGGCAGCGCCATATTCCTCACTCTCATCAGCATCCATCGGTACACAGCTGTGGTGCACTTCAACAGAAGCTCCTGCATGAAACGGAAGGAGTTTGTCAAGAAGCTCTGTGCAGGAGTTTGGTCTGTGCTACTGATCCAGGCTCTGATCTACGCTTTCATGCTTCCTCCAAGTAAAGAGGGCAGTAACAGTCAGTGCCTCTCCATCCATCAGAGGAACCTGACAAACATCTACTTTGTCATTAACTTCATCTTGTTCATCTTTGGGTTTCTACTCCCTCTCCTTGTGTCGGCTGTTTGTTATGGCCGCCTGGCGAACACCTTAACTCGCCTCAACACCAACACGGCTAAAGGTCTGAAAGTCAAACTGAAATCTCAGAGGATGATCGGCATGTGTCTGGTGATATTTGGGCTGTGCTTCCTGCCTCTGAACGTGGTACGAACTATAGCAGTGGTACTAAAAAAATACTACCCACGACAATGCAGTGTTCTTCAGCAGATCGAGACAGCGTATTATGCATCCTGGATTTTAGCAGGAGTGAACAGCTGCCTGGATCCACTGTTGTACTGTTTTGGTTCGCAAAATTTTCGAGATGCTTTCCAGTCTTTGAGGATTAGGCAGAGAGACGGTCCAAACAGAAGTGATTCAGAAATAACTGCAAATCAGTAA